In the genome of Vicia villosa cultivar HV-30 ecotype Madison, WI linkage group LG7, Vvil1.0, whole genome shotgun sequence, one region contains:
- the LOC131615716 gene encoding receptor-like protein 9DC3, whose product MNKFYGTLPSNFSKDSKLHTLNFNGNQLNGILPKSLSNCIHMEVLNLGSNRIEDHFPNWLQTLQNLEVLVLRDNKLHGPIANININHPFPSLIIFDISHNNFSGPLPKVYIQNFEAMKKIIQVEEGSGSQYKDKTEMYYTTYYDSVTITVKGNIIVMEKIPINFVNIDLSQNNFEGEIPNVFGELHALKGLNLSHNRLTGPIPQSIGNLTNMESLDLSSNSLTGVIPAEFTNLGSLEVLNLSHNHLVGEIPRGNQLNTFSNDSYEGNSGLCGFPMSMQCGPKHNSPTTPSPEEKFGFGWKPVAIGYGCGFVFGIGLGYCMFLIGRPRWLVIIFGGQPKRRVRRRTRVRRTQSSTMNQMVQMS is encoded by the coding sequence atgaataaattttatggtACTTTGCCAAGTAACTTTTCAAAGGACAGTAAACTTCACACTCTGAATTTCAATGGCAACCAATTAAACGGTATTTTGCCTAAATCTTTGTCCAACTGCATCCATATGGAGGTTTTAAATCTTGGCAGCAATAGAATAGAAGACCATTTTCCAAATTGGCTTCAAACTCTACAAAATTTGGAAGTACTAGTTTTGCGAGACAATAAGTTGCATGGTCCCATTGCCAATATAAATATCAATCATCCATTTCCAAGTttaattatttttgatatttCACACAACAACTTTAGTGGTCCACTGCCAAAAGTCTACATACAAAATTTTGAGgccatgaaaaaaattattcaagttGAAGAAGGTAGCGGCTCACAATACAAGGATAAGACGGAAATGTATTATACGACATACTATGATTCTGTGACTATAACAGTGAAAGGAAACATCATTGTAATGGAGAAAATTCCAATAAACTTCGTGAATATTGATTTATCTCAAAACAATTTTGAAGGCGAGATTCCAAATGTTTTCGGAGAGCTTCACGCACTCAAAGGGCTTAACCTTTCTCATAATAGACTCACTGGTCCTATTCCCCAATCTATAGGAAACTTGACAAACATGGAGTCTTTAGATCTTTCCTCAAATTCGCTCACTGGCGTTATTCCTGCAGAATTTACCAATCTGGGCAGTCTTGAAGTTTTGAATCTTTCCCATAACCATCTAGTGGGAGAGATACCTCGAGGAAATCAGTTGAATACATTTTCAAATGATTCTTATGAAGGAAACTCGGGGTTATGTGGATTTCCCATGTCAATGCAATGTGGACCTAAACATAATTCTCCTACTACACCTTCACCTGAAGAGAAATTTGGATTTGGATGGAAACCAGTGGCAATTGGATATGGATGTGGATTTGTGTTTGGAATAGGCCTTGGATATTGCATGTTCCTAATTGGAAGGCCAAGATGGCTTGTGATCATATTTGGTGGTCAGCCTAAAAGAAGAGtgagaagaagaacaagagtGAGGAGGACCCAAAGTTCTACGATGAATCAGATGGTGCAAATGTCATAG
- the LOC131615720 gene encoding receptor-like protein 9DC3, producing MRLFLLCLFLLLLLFLFPSFSSSSSSNLLCNPEDSYALLQFKSSFTTGYDNDCPEQPQKTATWKNGTDCCSWLGVTCDIVSGHVIGLNLGCESLQGEIYPNTSLFHLSHLQSLNLSQIDVFYSNLHAQFGGFKSLVSLDLSSCHFQGEVPPQISHLSKLTSLYLSRNDDLYWKETTLKRLVQNATFLKDLFLDYTNMSSINPNLLNLIFNQSSSLVRISLQSARLSGNWKNNILCLPSIQELDMFGNEDLEGQLPELSCSTSLRILDLSYCQFNGPIPLYFSNLTYLTSLSLVKNRLNGSIPSSLLTFPYLTSLNLQDNVFISGQIPNVFHQSNRFQELYLSGNQIEGELPTSLSNLQHLIILDLSSNSFSGQIPDVFDSLTIEELRLGNNRLQGQIPPSLFNISQLNYLDCSYNKLKGPLHNRITGLQKLHILMLNNNLLSGKIPSWCLSFSYLEVLDLSNNQFTGTISAVSSYSLWYLRLCNNKLQGDIPESMLNLPNLNTLCLSSNNLSGVVSFQHFSKLQNLVSLSLSYNSQLSLNFESNANYNFSVLSVLELSSVGLIGFSKLPLGKFPCLKYLALSNNKLYGRLPNWLLEIDSLQVLSLSHNLFTSMDQFSRIHWNRLIGLDLSFNLLGGDISLSICNTSSLEFLNLAHNKLTGIIP from the coding sequence ATGCGGttgtttcttctttgtttgtttcttttgctTTTGCTTTTCCTTTTcccatcattctcttcatcttcatcttctaatCTTTTATGTAATCCTGAAGATAGCTATGCTTTGCTTCAATTCAAGTCCTCCTTCACAACAGGCTATGACAATGATTGTCCTGAGCAACCTCAGAAAACAGCAACATGGAAAAACGGGACAGATTGTTGTTCATGGCTTGGTGTTACTTGTGATATTGTTTCTGGTCATGTGATTGGTCTCAATCTTGGTTGTGAAAGCCTTCAAGGTGAAATCTATCCTAACACTTCCCTTTTTCATCTTTCTCACCTACAATCACTTAACCTTTCTCAGATTGATGTCTTCTACTCCAATTTGCATGCTCAGTTTGGTGGATTTAAAAGTCTTGTAAGTCTTGACTTATCTTCATGTCACTTTCAAGGTGAAGTCCCTCCTCAAATATCACACCTTTCCAAATTAACTTCACTTTATCTTTCTCGTAATGATGACTTATATTGGAAAGAAACCACTTTGAAGAGGCTTGTGCAAAATGCAACATTTTTAAAAGATCTATTTTTGGATTACACAAATATGTCTTCAATCAATCCAAACTTGTTGAATTTGATCTTCAATCAATCTTCGTCTTTGGTTAGAATTAGTCTTCAAAGTGCAAGATTAAGTGGAAATTGGAAAAATAACATTCTTTGTTTACCAAGCATTCAAGAACTAGATATGTTTGGAAATGAAGATCTTGAAGGTCAACTTCCAGAACTAAGTTGTAGTACATCTCTTAGAATCTTGGATCTTTCATACTGTCAATTCAATGGCCCAATTCCACTTTATTTCTCTAACCTCACATATCTTACTTCCCTAAGTCTCGTAAAGAACAGACTTAATGGTTCAATCCCATCGTCCCTTCTTACCTTTCCATACCTAACTTCTTTGAATCTCCAGGATAATGTGTTCATAAGTGGTCAAATTCCAAATGTATTTCACCAGTCAAATAGATTTCAAGAACTATATTTGAGTGGTAACCAAATTGAAGGTGAGCTGCCAACATCACTTTCAAACCTTCAACATCTCATTATTTTAGACCTTTCGTCCAATTCATTTAGTGGTCAAATCCCGGATGTGTTTGACAGCCTAACAATAGAAGAACTCCGTCTAGGTAATAATAGATTACAAGGACAAATCCCACCATCATTGTTTAACATTTCTCAACTTAATTACTTAGATTGTTCTTATAATAAATTAAAGGGTCCTCTACACAACAGAATAACAGGGTTGCAAAAGTTACATATTTTAATGTTAAATAACAACTTACTAAGTGGTAAAATTCCATCATGGTGTTTATCTTTTTCATATTTGGAAGTGTTAGATCTATCAAATAATCAGTTTACAGGAACTATAAGTGCAGTGTCATCATATTCTCTGTGGTATCTAAGACTATGCAACAACAAGCTACAAGGAGATATTCCAGAGTCTATGCTCAACCTTCCAAACCTAAATACACTTTGTCTATCATCAAACAACTTGAGCGGTGTGGTGAGTTTTCAACacttttccaaacttcaaaatttaGTTTCTCTTTCCCTTTCATATAATAGTCAATTATCACTAAACTTTGAATCCAATGCCAATTACAACTTTTCTGTCCTATCAGTATTGGAATTGTCGTCTGTCGGTTTGATTGGGTTTTCAAAACTACCATTAGGAAAATTCCCTTGTTTGAAATATCTTGCTTTGTCCAATAACAAACTTTATGGGAGACTGCCCAATTGGTTGCTCGAAATAGATTCTTTACAAGTATTGAGCCTCTCTCATAACTTGTTCACATCAATGGACCAATTCTCAAGGATTCATTGGAACAGGCTAATAGGCCTTGATCTTAGTTTTAATTTACTAGGTGGTGACATCTCTTTGTCAATTTGTAACACAAGTTCACTTGAATTTCTCAACTTAGCACACAACAAATTGACAGGTATCATTCCATAA
- the LOC131615707 gene encoding receptor like protein 28-like has translation MRLFLFSLFLLLLLFLFPSFSSSSNLSCHPEDSYALLQFKSSFTIYTGYDYDCHEQPQKTATWKNGTDCCSWLGVTCDIVSGHVIGLNLGCESLQGEIHPNTSLFHLSHLQSLNLSHIDVFYSNLHAQFGGFRSLVSLDLSSCQFQGEVPPQISHLSKLTSLYLSNNYQLSWKETTLKRLVQNATILKELFLDDTNMSSINPNLLNLIFNQSSSLVRVSLQSAGLSGNWKNNILCLPSIQELDMFGNEDLEGQLPELSCSTSLRILDLSYCQFNGPIPLYFSNLTYLTSLRLVKNRLNGSIPSSLSNIQHLINLDLSSNSFSGQIPDVFDSLTKLQELRLDHNRLQGQIPPSLFNISPLVYLYCSYNKLKGPLPNRITGLKNLGYLILNNNLLSGKIPSWCLSLSYLERLDLSNNQFTETMSAVSSYSLRKLKLCSNKLQGDIPESMFNLPNLNTLCLSSNNLSGVVSFQHFSKLQNLVSLSLSYNSQLSLNFESNANYNFPVLSLLELSSVGLIGFSKLPLGKFPRLAYLALSNNKLYGRLPNWLRKTDSLEYLDLSHNLFTSMDRFSRNPWGYLFGLDLSFNLLGGDISLSICNTTFDFLNLAHNRLTGIIPQCLTNLSSLQVLDLQMNNFNGTLPSTFSKDCDLHTLNFNGNQLNGILPKSLSNCIHMEVLNLGNNRIEDHFPNWLQTLPYLEVLVLRDNKLHGPIANININHPFPSLIIFDISRNNFSGPLPKVYIQNFEAMKNIIQVEEGSSSQYIETNEVTYHDSVTITVKGNIIVMEKIPINFVNIDLSQNNFEGDIPNVIGELQALKGLNLSHNRLTGPIPQSIGNLTNMESLDLSSNSLTGVIPAEFTNLGSLEVLNLSHNHLVGEIPRGNQLNTFSNDSYEGNSGLCGFPMSMKCGPNHHSPTPSPEEKFGFGWKPVAIGYGCGFVFGIGLGYCMFLIGRPRWLVIIFGGQPKRRVKRRARVRRTQSSTVNQMVQMS, from the coding sequence ATGCGGTTGTTTCTTTTTTCTCTGTTTCTTTTGCTTTTGCTTTTCCTTTTcccatcattctcttcatcttcTAATCTTTCATGTCATCCTGAAGATAGCTATGCTTTGCTTCAATTCAAGTCCTCCTTCACTATATATACAGGCTATGACTATGATTGTCATGAGCAACCTCAGAAAACAGCGACATGGAAAAACGGGACAGATTGTTGTTCATGGCTTGGTGTTACTTGTGATATTGTTTCTGGTCATGTGATTGGTCTCAATCTTGGTTGTGAAAGCCTTCAAGGTGAAATCCATCCTAACACTTCCCTTTTTCATCTTTCTCACCTACAATCACTTAACCTTTCTCACATTGATGTCTTCTACTCCAATTTGCATGCTCAGTTTGGTGGATTTAGAAGTCTTGTAAGTCTTGACTTATCTTCATGTCAGTTTCAAGGTGAAGTCCCTCCTCAAATATCACACCTTTCTAAATTAACTTCACTTTATCTTTCTAATAATTATCAGTTAAGTTGGAAAGAAACCACTTTGAAAAGGCTTGTGCAAAATGCAACAATTTTAAAAGAACTATTTTTGGATGACACAAATATGTCTTCAATCAATCCAAACTTGTTGAATTTGATCTTCAATCAATCTTCGTCTTTGGTTAGAGTTAGTCTTCAAAGTGCAGGATTAAGTGGAAATTGGAAAAATAACATTCTTTGTTTACCAAGCATTCAAGAACTAGATATGTTTGGAAATGAAGATCTTGAAGGTCAACTTCCAGAACTAAGTTGTAGTACATCTCTTAGAATCTTGGATCTTTCATACTGTCAATTCAATGGCCCAATTCCACTTTATTTCTCTAACCTCACATATCTTACTTCCCTAAGACTCGTAAAGAACAGACTTAATGGTTCAATCCCATCCTCACTCTCAAACATTCAACATCTCATTAATTTAGACCTTTCGTCCAATTCATTTAGTGGTCAAATCCCGGATGTGTTTGACAGCCTAACAAAATTACAAGAACTCCGTCTAGATCATAATAGATTACAAGGACAAATCCCACCATCATTGTTTAACATTTCTCCTCTTGTTTACTTATATTGTTCTTATAATAAATTAAAGGGTCCTCTGCCAAACAGAATAACTGGGTTGAAAAACTTAggttatttaatattaaataacaaCTTACTAAGTGGTAAAATTCCATCATGGTGTTTATCTTTGTCATATTTGGAAAGGTTAGATCTATCAAATAATCAGTTTACAGAAACTATGAGTGCAGTCTCATCATATTCTCTGCGGAAACTAAAACTATGCAGCAACAAGCTACAAGGAGATATTCCAGAGTCTATGTTCAACCTTCCAAACCTAAATACACTTTGTCTATCATCAAACAACTTGAGTGGTGTTGTGAGTTTTCAACacttttccaaacttcaaaatttaGTTTCTCTTTCCCTTTCATATAATAGTCAATTATCACTAAACTTTGAATCCAATGCCAATTACAACTTTCCTGTCCTATCATTATTGGAATTGTCGTCTGTCGGTTTGATTGGGTTTTCAAAACTACCATTAGGAAAATTTCCTCGTTTGGCATATCTTGCTTTGTCCAATAACAAACTTTATGGAAGACTGCCCAATTGGTTGCGCAAAACAGATTCGTTAGAATATTTGGACCTTTCTCATAACTTGTTCACATCAATGGACCGATTCTCAAGGAATCCTTGGGGCTATCTATTCGGTCTTGATCTTAGTTTTAACTTACTAGGTGGTGACATCTCTCTGTCAATTTGCAACACAACATTTGACTTTCTCAATTTGGCACACAACAGATTGACAGGCATCATTCCACAATGTCTGACTAATTTATCATCACTTCAAGTTTTGGATCTACAAATGAACAATTTTAATGGCACTTTGCCAAGTACCTTTTCAAAGGACTGTGATCTTCACACTCTGAATTTCAATGGCAACCAATTAAACGGTATTTTGCCTAAATCTTTGTCCAACTGCATTCATATGGAGGTTTTAAATCTTGGCAACAATAGAATAGAAGACCATTTTCCAAATTGGCTTCAAACTCTACCATATTTGGAAGTACTGGTTTTGCGAGACAATAAGTTGCATGGTCCCATTGCCAATATAAATATCAATCATCCGTTTCCAAGTttaattatttttgatatttCACGCAACAACTTTAGTGGCCCACTGCCAAAAGTCTACATACAAAATTTTGAGGCCATGAAAAATATTATTCAAGTTGAAGAAGGTAGCAGCTCACAATACATTGAAACAAATGAGGTGACATACCATGATTCTGTGACTATAACAGTGAAAGGAAACATCATTGTAATGGAGAAAATTCCAATAAACTTCGTGAATATTGATTTATCTCAAAACAATTTTGAAGGCGATATTCCAAATGTTATCGGAGAGCTTCAGGCACTCAAAGGGCTTAACCTTTCTCATAACAGACTCACTGGTCCTATTCCCCAATCTATAGGAAACTTGACAAACATGGAGTCTTTGGATCTTTCCTCAAATTCGCTCACCGGCGTTATTCCTGCAGAATTTACCAATCTGGGAAGTCTTGAAGTTTTGAATCTTTCCCATAACCATCTAGTGGGAGAGATACCTCGAGGAAATCAGTTGAATACATTTTCAAATGATTCTTATGAAGGAAACTCGGGGTTATGTGGATTTCCCATGTCAATGAAATGTGGACCTAATCATCATTCTCCTACACCTTCACCCGAAGAGAAATTTGGATTTGGATGGAAACCAGTGGCTATTGGATATGGATGTGGATTTGTGTTTGGAATAGGACTTGGATATTGCATGTTCTTAATTGGAAGGCCAAGATGGCTTGTGATCATATTTGGTGGTCAGCCTAAAAGAAGAGTGAAAAGGAGAGCAAGAGTGAGGAGGACCCAAAGTTCTACCGTGAATCAGATGGTGCAAATGTCATAG
- the LOC131615708 gene encoding pentatricopeptide repeat-containing protein At3g06920 — MKILPRVQVLKFRFFLKYGKIGPLSKRFSSSFSNGSHFSTSETYDKVNPFMGDSYQDNAAKVDGMRKTMYDVCGVLDAGPWGPSVEDALNVFDEMSQPEVIVGVMRRVKDMNVAFQYFRWVERKTEQAHCPEVYNALLMVMARTRNSDYLEQILEEMSVAGFGLSNHICIELVASFVKSQKLREAFGVIEIMRKFKFRPAFSAYTTLIGALSEANKPDPMLTLFHQMQEIGYEANVHLFTTLVRVFAREGRIDAALSLLDEMKSNSFTADLVLYNVCIDCFGKVGKVDMAWKFFHEMKAQGLAPDDVTYTSLIGVLCKAGRLDEAVELFEELDLNRSVPCVYAYNTMIMGYGSAGKFNEAYSLLERQKRKGCIPSVIAYNCILTCLGRKGKVEEALRIHQEMRQDAAPNLTTYNILIDMLCKAGELEAALKVQDTMTEAGLFPNIMTVNIMIDRLCKAQKLDEACSIFLELDHKVCTPNSRTFCSLIDGLGRCGRVDDAYSLYEKMLDSGQTPNVVVYTSLIKNFFKCGRKEDGHKIYKDMIHRGCFPDLMLLNSYMDCVFKAGEVEKGRALFEEIKAQGLVPDVRSYSILIHGLVKAGFSRETYKLFYEMKEQGLHLDVLAYNTVIDGFCKSGKVDKAYQLLEEMKTKGLQPTVVTYGSVVDGLAKIDRLDEAYMLFEEAKSIGVDLNVVIYSSLIDGFGKVGRIDEAYLILEELMQKGLTPNTYTWNCLLDALVKAEEIDEAQVCFQNMKSLKCPPNEVTYSIMINGLCMIGKFNKAFVFWQEMQKKGLKPNTITYTTMIVGLAKAGNVMEARGLFDRFKASGGIPDSACYNAMMEGLSSANKAMDAYTVFEETRMKGCRVNSKTCVVLLDALHKADCLEQAAIVGAVLREMAKSQHATRLP; from the exons ATGAAGATTCTTCCAAGGGTTCAAG TTCTAAAGTTTCGATTTTTTCTTAAATACGGTAAAATTGGCCCTTTATCCAAGAGGTTCTCATCATCATTTTCAAATGGGTCTCATTTTTCTACTTCTGAAACGTATGATAAAGTTAATCCATTTATGGGTGATAGCTACCAAGACAATGCGGCAAAAGTTGATGGTATGAGAAAGACAATGTATGATGTATGTGGGGTTTTGGATGCTGGGCCATGGGGGCCTTCTGTAGAGGATGCACTTAacgtgtttgatgaaatgtctcAACCGGAAGTGATTGTTGGAGTGATGAGGAGGGTGAAGGATATGAATGTTGCATTTCAGTATTTTAGGTGGGTGGAGCGAAAAACTGAACAAGCTCATTGCCCTGAAGTTTATAATGCACTTCTCATGGTTATGGCTAGGACTAGAAACTCGGACTATCTGGAACAGATTCTTGAAGAAATGAGTGTGGCTGGATTTGGACTCTCCAATCATATTTGTATAGAACTGGTTGCTAGTTTTGTCAAATCGCAGAAGCTAAGAGAAGCTTTTGGTGTTATTGAAATAATGAGGAAGTTCAAGTTTCGTCCTGCGTTTTCGGCTTACACGACACTTATTGGTGCTTTATCTGAAGCAAATAAACCTGATCCCATGCTCACTCTCTTTCACCAAATGCAGGAGATAGGTTATGAAGCAAATGTACATCTTTTTACAACGCTTGTTCGTGTGTTTGCTAGGGAGGGTCGCATAGATGCAGCTCTGTCCTTGCTGGATGAGATGAAGAGCAACTCGTTCACTGCTGACCTTGTCCTCTATAATGTATGTATAGACTGTTTTGGTAAAGTTGGTAAGGTGGATATGGCATGGAAATTCTTTCACGAGATGAAGGCACAAGGATTGGCTCCTGACGATGTCACATATACTAGCTTGATCGGAGTTCTTTGCAAGGCTGGGAGATTGGATGAAGCTGTTGAGTTGTTTGAAGAACTGGATCTCAACAGGAGTGTCCCTTGTGTCTATGCTTATAATACCATGATTATGGGTTATGGTTCAGCTGGGAAATTTAATGAAGCATACAGTTTGCTTGAGAGACAAAAGAGAAAGGGGTGTATACCTAGTGTCATTGCATACAATTGCATTCTAACATGCTTAGGAAGAAAGGGTAAAGTAGAGGAAGCATTGAGGATCCACCAAGAAATGAGACAAGATGCCGCACCTAATCTTACAACCTACAATATTTTAATTGACATGCTTTGTAAAGCAGGAGAACTTGAAGCTGCTCTGAAAGTTCAGGATACCATGACAGAGGCTGGCTTATTCCCAAATATTATGACTGTAAATATAATGATTGATCGATTATGTAAAGCTCAAAAACTTGATGAAGCTTGCTCCATATTTTTAGAATTGGATCATAAAGTATGCACTCCCAACTCGAGAACATTTTGTTCACTTATTGATGGCTTGGGTAGGTGTGGCAGGGTAGACGATGCTTATAGTCTCTATGAAAAAATGTTAGATTCTGGTCAAACTCCAAATGTAGTAGTATATACATCTCTTATTAAGAACTTCTTTAAGTGTGGTAGGAAGGAGGATGGCCATAAAATTTACAAAGATATGATTCATAGGGGTTGTTTTCCTGATCTGATGCTTCTTAATTCTTACATGGATTGTGTTTTCAAAGCTGGTGAAGTTGAGAAAGGTAGGGCTTTATTTGAAGAAATAAAGGCTCAGGGTTTAGTTCCTGATGTTCGGAGTTACTCGATTTTAATTCACGGTCTCGTGAAAGCAGGTTTTTCAAGAGAAACATATAAGTTGTTCTACGAGATGAAGGAACAAGGACTACATTTGGATGTCCTTGCTTACAATACTGTAATCGATGGGTTTTGCAAGTCCGGCAAGGTCGATAAAGCATACCAACTGCTGGAGGAAATGAAGACAAAGGGTCTACAACCCACTGTTGTAACTTATGGTTCTGTTGTTGACGGACTAGCTAAAATTGACAGACTTGATGAAGCATATATGTTATTTGAAGAAGCAAAATCAATAGGTGTTGATTTAAATGTAGTTATCTACAGTAGTCTTATTGATGGGTTTGGAAAAGTGGGAAGGATTGACGAAGCGTACTTAATTTTGGAGGAGTTGATGCAGAAAGGTCTGACTCCAAACACATACACTTGGAATTGCTTACTCGATGCATTGGTGAAAGCTGAAGAAATTGATGAAGCTCAAGTCTGCTTTCAGAACATGAAAAGCTTAAAATGTCCTCCAAATGAAGTGACCTACAGCATTATGATAAATGGTCTTTGTATGATTGGAAAATTTAACAAGGCTTTTGTATTTTGGCAAGAAATGCAGAAAAAAGGTTTAAAACCAAATACTATCACATATACCACAATGATTGTGGGACTTGCAAAGGCTGGGAATGTTATGGAGGCTAGAGGCCTATTTGATAGATTTAAGGCAAGTGGGGGCATACCCGATTCTGCTTGCTATAATGCCATGATGGAAGGACTAAGCAGTGCCAATAAAGCAATGGACGCATATACAGTTTTTGAGGAAACTCGGATGAAAGGATGTCGTGTAAATAGCAAAACATGTGTTGTTCTTTTAGATGCGTTGCATAAGGCTGACTGCCTTGAGCAGGCAGCAATTGTTGGTGCTGTCTTAAGGGAAATGGCAAAGTCTCAACATGCTACAAGGTTACCCTGA
- the LOC131615715 gene encoding meiotic recombination protein SPO11-1-like isoform X1, with protein MEGKLMKSESQPESTILLTKIKEFTRGLLVNLSNGNSPIILIDRFRNHCTLPDSNCFCSSNLPFGKEVLTLCKETHVHRLDVMLRVLLIVQKLLQENKHSSKRDIYYMHPSVFLDQSVVDRAINDICVLMQCSRHNLNVVSAGNGLVMGWIRFVEGKKIFDCISSPNTAHPIPVYVEEIKDIVSVAQYILVVEKESVFQRLANDQFCNANHCIVISGRGYPDIPTRRFLRLLVENLHIPAYCVVDSDPYGFDILTTYKFGSMQMAYDTKHLRVPEIYWLGAFPSDSERYCVPKQCLLPLTAEDKRKIEAMLLRCYLQREVPQWRLELQMMLEKGVKFEIEALSVHALSFLTESYIPSKIHGQVNI; from the exons ATGGAGGGAAAGTTGATGAAGTCAGAATCACAACCAGAGAGCACGATTCTACTCACCAAAATCAaag AATTCACTCGAGGTTTACTGGTGAATCTCAGTAACGGAAACTCACCGATCATTCTCATCGATCGATTCAGAAATCACTGTACTCTTCCAGATTCCAACTG TTTCTGTAGTTCCAATTTGCCGTTTGGCAAGGAAGTTCTCACACTTTGCAAGGAAACGCACGTTCACAGATTAG ATGTGATGTTGAGAGTTCTGCTGATTGTTCAGAAGCTTTTGCAAGAGAACAAACATAGTTCCAAGAGAGATATATATTACATGCATCCTTCTGTGTTTTTGG ACCAATCAGTTGTGGACCGCGCTATTAATGATATATGCGTCCTTATGCAGTGCAGTCGCCATAACCTCAATGTG GTGTCTGCTGGGAATGG GTTAGTTATGGGCTGGATAAGATTCGTCGAAGGAAAAAAGATATTTGACTGCATCAGTTCTCCCAACACT GCTCACCCTATTCCTGTTTATGTCGAAGAAATTAAAG ATATCGTAAGTGTTGCTCAGTACATATTAGTTGTTGAGAAAGAATCAG TTTTCCAGAGATTAGCAAATGACCAGTTCTGCAATGCAAACCATTGCATTGTCATCTCT GGAAGAGGCTACCCAGATATTCCTACAAGAAG GTTTTTGCGGCTTCTGGTTGAGAATTTGCACATACCTGCTTATTGCGTGGTGGATAGTGATCCTTATGGCTTTGATATCTTAACCACTTATAAATTTGGCTCAATG CAAATGGCTTATGACACGAAACATCTTCGTGTCCCAGAGATATATTGGCTTGGAGCTTTTCCTTCAGATTCTGAGAGATACTGTGTTCCAAAGCAGTGTCTCCTTCCTTTGACTGCTGAAG ATAAGAGAAAAATTGAAGCCATGTTGCTTCGATGCTACCTGCAAAGAGAGGTCCCACAATGGAG GTTGGAGCTCCAAATGATGTTGGAGAAAGGAGTGAAGTTTGAGATTGAAGCTTTATCAGTGCACGCACTTTCATTCTTGACAGAGTCTTATATACCATCCAAAATTCATGGTCAAGTTAACATCTAG
- the LOC131615715 gene encoding meiotic recombination protein SPO11-1-like isoform X2: MEGKLMKSESQPESTILLTKIKEFTRGLLVNLSNGNSPIILIDRFRNHCTLPDSNCFCSSNLPFGKEVLTLCKETHVHRLDVMLRVLLIVQKLLQENKHSSKRDIYYMHPSVFLDQSVVDRAINDICVLMQCSRHNLNVVSAGNGLVMGWIRFVEGKKIFDCISSPNTAHPIPVYVEEIKDIVSVAQYILVVEKESVFQRLANDQFCNANHCIVISGRGYPDIPTRRFLRLLVENLHIPAYCVVDSDPYGFDILTTYKFGSMSV, from the exons ATGGAGGGAAAGTTGATGAAGTCAGAATCACAACCAGAGAGCACGATTCTACTCACCAAAATCAaag AATTCACTCGAGGTTTACTGGTGAATCTCAGTAACGGAAACTCACCGATCATTCTCATCGATCGATTCAGAAATCACTGTACTCTTCCAGATTCCAACTG TTTCTGTAGTTCCAATTTGCCGTTTGGCAAGGAAGTTCTCACACTTTGCAAGGAAACGCACGTTCACAGATTAG ATGTGATGTTGAGAGTTCTGCTGATTGTTCAGAAGCTTTTGCAAGAGAACAAACATAGTTCCAAGAGAGATATATATTACATGCATCCTTCTGTGTTTTTGG ACCAATCAGTTGTGGACCGCGCTATTAATGATATATGCGTCCTTATGCAGTGCAGTCGCCATAACCTCAATGTG GTGTCTGCTGGGAATGG GTTAGTTATGGGCTGGATAAGATTCGTCGAAGGAAAAAAGATATTTGACTGCATCAGTTCTCCCAACACT GCTCACCCTATTCCTGTTTATGTCGAAGAAATTAAAG ATATCGTAAGTGTTGCTCAGTACATATTAGTTGTTGAGAAAGAATCAG TTTTCCAGAGATTAGCAAATGACCAGTTCTGCAATGCAAACCATTGCATTGTCATCTCT GGAAGAGGCTACCCAGATATTCCTACAAGAAG GTTTTTGCGGCTTCTGGTTGAGAATTTGCACATACCTGCTTATTGCGTGGTGGATAGTGATCCTTATGGCTTTGATATCTTAACCACTTATAAATTTGGCTCAATG TCTGTTTGA